In one Leptospira yasudae genomic region, the following are encoded:
- a CDS encoding HAD family hydrolase yields the protein MALFLDFDNTFLDSIGIYEDTIKRLMRNAKEYGFSSVKEFSEFYEAARKEAKVELKDSPSNRLRLIYFKKMSLSKHGTLDPKWILRMEKDYFKFFQEGIQVRKKRFQKEYKETFVLLETIAEKHKLLFCTNENLRTQLIKFGLLFPKTFPYAILSSEEVGKEKPSEEFFTMAYRLVFGEKAAAMIGDSLKDDVQGALRYGIPAIRVQSVFSKTKPFIEEKTTVFTVDGNERESSYREASDLRTALKLFL from the coding sequence ATGGCTCTTTTTCTGGACTTCGATAATACGTTTTTGGATTCGATCGGAATCTACGAAGATACGATAAAACGACTTATGCGAAACGCAAAAGAATACGGATTCTCCTCGGTAAAAGAATTTTCCGAGTTTTACGAAGCCGCCAGAAAAGAAGCGAAAGTCGAACTCAAAGATTCTCCCTCCAATCGTCTTCGTTTGATTTATTTCAAAAAAATGTCTCTGTCCAAACACGGAACCCTGGATCCGAAATGGATTCTTCGGATGGAAAAGGATTACTTCAAATTCTTTCAAGAAGGGATTCAAGTCCGTAAGAAGAGATTCCAAAAGGAATACAAGGAAACCTTCGTTCTTCTCGAAACGATTGCGGAAAAACACAAACTTCTTTTTTGCACGAACGAAAATCTCAGAACGCAATTGATCAAGTTCGGCCTTTTGTTTCCGAAAACGTTTCCGTACGCGATTTTGAGTTCGGAAGAAGTCGGAAAAGAAAAACCCTCCGAAGAATTTTTCACGATGGCATATCGCCTTGTGTTCGGAGAAAAGGCCGCCGCGATGATCGGAGATTCCTTAAAGGACGATGTGCAAGGAGCGCTCCGTTACGGAATTCCCGCGATTCGAGTTCAGTCCGTGTTTTCTAAGACGAAACCGTTTATCGAAGAGAAAACGACCGTATTCACCGTCGATGGAAACGAGCGGGAATCTTCTTACCGCGAAGCGAGCGATCTCAGAACCGCGCTGAAGTTATTTCTTTAA
- a CDS encoding lysophospholipid acyltransferase family protein, translating to MEKEAQTYLRLKQFVAPFLGFAVNINAYGTEHITQEGKLILVSNHRSDMDPFILSYTFPRYISWIAADYTFRIPIFKDLAKLAGGIPMAIDGKISMASIKMVQQVFKREGVLGIFPEGHDYMVKNDFSGPMVKFHEGFAAFSIRNKVDILPSVIVPIEESYSDIPIPSLVRSFMGMPKEVCDIKRRSIYKKVRVLYGPKIDHRPYLEGKLEDNLKKLSDEVRVRMENLQKTEVA from the coding sequence ATGGAAAAGGAAGCTCAAACATATCTCAGACTGAAACAGTTTGTGGCTCCTTTCTTGGGTTTTGCCGTAAACATCAACGCGTATGGAACGGAGCACATCACCCAGGAAGGCAAGCTAATCCTTGTTAGCAATCATAGATCCGATATGGATCCGTTCATTCTTTCCTACACTTTCCCGAGATATATTTCCTGGATCGCGGCCGATTATACGTTTCGAATCCCGATTTTTAAGGACTTAGCCAAGTTAGCCGGGGGAATTCCGATGGCGATCGACGGAAAGATTTCCATGGCGAGCATCAAGATGGTGCAGCAGGTTTTTAAAAGGGAAGGCGTTCTAGGAATTTTTCCGGAAGGCCACGACTACATGGTCAAAAACGATTTCTCCGGTCCGATGGTGAAATTTCACGAAGGATTTGCGGCCTTCTCGATTCGGAACAAAGTCGATATTCTTCCTTCCGTGATCGTCCCGATCGAAGAAAGTTATTCCGATATTCCGATTCCTTCCTTAGTTCGTTCTTTTATGGGAATGCCGAAAGAAGTCTGCGATATCAAACGCAGATCGATCTACAAAAAGGTCCGCGTTCTTTACGGACCTAAAATCGATCACAGACCGTATTTGGAAGGGAAGCTCGAAGACAATCTGAAAAAACTTTCGGATGAAGTTCGAGTTAGAATGGAAAATCTTCAGAAAACCGAAGTCGCTTAA
- a CDS encoding class I SAM-dependent methyltransferase: MNQTCYLCSSTQHSTVFVENGIDIVRCSNCGHVFSTYEQEEHYEGYWDDDSSYDLGWWDNAHREIYQDFIGEFLTAPSGKILDVGCGLGFFVKRIGDQKPGWEATGYEISEKAVQFARTKNGLKNVFPGIVQNSGIAKGSLDIITLWDVIEHIPKPHSLLEYLHSLLKPGGILFLQTPNFPVQLFKAKLKVMLKGMKPDGHYLEAKDHINDYTEKTMKMLAKQTGFVDCKFTILKPIASVSGSQGGNLGSLFKKVYYYATKILWLFTFKTLNLNNTLFAVLKK; the protein is encoded by the coding sequence TTGAATCAAACCTGTTATCTCTGTTCAAGCACGCAACATTCCACGGTTTTTGTGGAGAATGGAATCGATATCGTCCGCTGTTCCAATTGCGGCCACGTCTTTTCGACGTATGAACAGGAAGAACACTACGAAGGATATTGGGACGATGATTCTTCGTATGATCTCGGTTGGTGGGACAACGCTCACAGGGAAATTTATCAGGACTTTATCGGAGAATTCTTAACCGCGCCTTCCGGTAAAATTTTAGACGTGGGTTGCGGACTCGGATTTTTTGTGAAACGAATCGGAGATCAAAAACCGGGTTGGGAAGCGACCGGTTATGAAATTTCCGAAAAAGCGGTTCAATTTGCGAGAACGAAAAACGGGTTGAAAAACGTTTTTCCCGGAATCGTTCAAAACTCCGGAATCGCAAAAGGATCTCTGGACATCATCACTCTTTGGGACGTGATCGAACATATTCCCAAACCTCATAGTTTATTAGAATATTTGCATTCTCTTTTAAAACCGGGCGGAATTCTTTTTTTACAGACTCCGAACTTTCCCGTTCAACTTTTTAAAGCGAAATTGAAAGTTATGCTCAAAGGAATGAAACCGGACGGACATTACCTCGAAGCGAAAGATCATATCAACGACTACACCGAAAAAACGATGAAGATGCTCGCAAAACAAACCGGATTCGTGGATTGTAAATTCACGATTTTAAAACCGATCGCTTCGGTTTCGGGAAGTCAGGGCGGAAATCTAGGATCTCTTTTTAAGAAAGTGTATTATTATGCGACCAAGATTCTTTGGTTATTCACATTCAAAACTTTGAATTTGAATAACACCTTATTCGCGGTTTTAAAGAAATAA
- a CDS encoding cation-binding protein: protein MNTNPQTHARFEVYDFPHRGIRNALSLWILETGKTDFKNEEEWNRLKNMSTDIIHLLEIHARDEEAFSLKYLGEIDPSYSEKDLTNHSLLEKEIETIQSRLEQIDRSKPLSKADLKKEFYNTLMRFQTRYLVHMEEEETVTQSHLWKEFSDAELENHRKEIMASLKVEDLKLWIRYVAPTLPSEERFKFESMTEKILSQSSGKN, encoded by the coding sequence ATGAATACAAATCCACAAACCCATGCAAGATTCGAAGTATACGACTTTCCTCATAGAGGAATTAGAAACGCTCTTTCCCTTTGGATTTTGGAAACCGGTAAAACGGATTTCAAAAACGAAGAAGAATGGAATCGTTTAAAAAACATGAGTACTGATATAATTCATCTCTTGGAGATCCATGCAAGAGACGAAGAAGCATTCAGCCTAAAATATCTCGGCGAAATCGATCCGTCGTATTCCGAAAAAGACTTAACGAACCATTCTCTCTTGGAAAAAGAAATCGAAACGATTCAAAGTCGCCTGGAACAAATTGACCGTTCCAAACCTCTGTCAAAAGCCGATCTTAAAAAAGAATTTTATAATACGCTCATGCGATTTCAAACCCGATATCTCGTTCACATGGAAGAAGAGGAAACCGTAACACAATCGCATCTCTGGAAAGAATTCAGCGACGCGGAACTCGAAAATCATCGGAAGGAAATCATGGCCTCTTTAAAGGTCGAAGACTTGAAACTTTGGATTCGTTATGTGGCGCCCACGCTTCCATCGGAAGAAAGATTCAAATTCGAATCGATGACCGAAAAAATTCTCTCTCAATCTTCGGGAAAGAATTGA
- the dapF gene encoding diaminopimelate epimerase, protein MASLKFTKMEGIGNDYVYIDSTQTDIRLTPEQIQKISDRNFGIGSDGVIFIRNSKQGDFMMDMYNSDGSSSEMCGNGIRCVAKYIYDHGLTNSKNPKIETGAGILEVDLKVGSGNKVDLVSVDMGKPILVPSKVPVIWKNEDTIIDQVLEVAGRSLKFTAVSMGNPHCVIFVDDSDQFPVREIGSLIEHHSIFPKRVNVEFVSLRGKDHLYQRTWERGAGETLACGTGACAVMVAGNLTGRSGKDVRIDLRGGTLRIQWQESGSVLMTGPAREIFSGEIEV, encoded by the coding sequence GTGGCCTCGCTCAAATTCACAAAAATGGAAGGGATCGGAAACGATTACGTTTATATCGATTCCACTCAAACCGACATTCGCCTTACGCCGGAACAAATTCAAAAAATATCCGATCGCAATTTCGGAATCGGAAGCGACGGGGTGATTTTCATCCGTAATTCTAAACAAGGCGATTTTATGATGGATATGTACAACTCGGACGGCAGCTCTTCCGAGATGTGCGGAAACGGAATCCGCTGCGTTGCAAAATACATCTACGATCACGGTTTAACGAATTCTAAAAATCCTAAGATCGAAACAGGAGCGGGAATCTTAGAAGTCGATCTAAAAGTCGGATCAGGAAACAAGGTGGATCTTGTCAGCGTCGATATGGGGAAACCGATCTTGGTTCCTTCTAAGGTGCCTGTGATCTGGAAGAACGAAGATACGATCATCGATCAGGTTTTGGAAGTCGCAGGCAGGAGTTTGAAATTTACCGCCGTTAGTATGGGGAATCCTCACTGCGTGATCTTTGTCGACGACAGCGATCAGTTTCCCGTAAGAGAAATCGGATCTTTGATCGAACATCATTCCATTTTTCCAAAACGAGTCAACGTGGAATTCGTAAGCCTACGCGGTAAGGATCATCTTTATCAAAGAACCTGGGAAAGAGGGGCGGGAGAAACACTCGCTTGCGGAACCGGAGCTTGCGCCGTGATGGTCGCCGGAAATCTAACCGGAAGATCCGGGAAAGACGTTCGGATCGATCTAAGGGGCGGAACTCTGAGAATTCAATGGCAGGAATCCGGAAGCGTTTTAATGACCGGACCTGCGAGAGAGATTTTTTCGGGAGAGATCGAGGTATAA
- a CDS encoding HEAT repeat domain-containing protein gives MLPVAETKPELPLEQILKELNSENPQIRAQAILEVSNRDYKPSIPVVRNLLKNETNPAVKGTAAIALGTWKDGASTSEIVKLFSSESGVTPDIVMEALARMEDSSTAKVILPFLQSQDSTLRLIAVDTLVRIKAVSSGEAILNLARKNKDVELAKTYAMALGKLKVRSAESYLIELAKTTEPSPTLAASYLALGRISSKNAVPVLVQGLGSDFDKGSENSMIALIEIKDASAIAPTVPILKHANREIRYRAVNVLSDIPSSETGPKVQKILEENHPDAIPPAALVLGRIRFNPARTTIERKLENLQLPDREVIARSLGYLGDKKSIPVLLTVLKEKDGEGRYGAVWSLGILQANEALEDLILASKSSDPKLSSLAVESLGLLRSPKALATLVEIAEKNPNSASVVIPAIAAIPGEESRKILENFAQKDNVSLQQVAISELGKRKDKASLPVLMKILDENRAASSKLLMSSLASITGKNFYSRNEWLNWYKLNSK, from the coding sequence ATGCTCCCCGTTGCGGAAACGAAACCGGAACTGCCTTTGGAACAGATTCTAAAGGAATTGAATTCCGAAAATCCCCAGATCCGCGCTCAAGCTATTTTAGAAGTTTCTAATAGAGATTACAAACCGTCGATTCCAGTCGTTCGGAATCTTTTGAAAAACGAAACCAATCCCGCGGTGAAAGGAACCGCGGCGATTGCGCTGGGAACTTGGAAGGACGGCGCTTCTACTTCCGAAATCGTGAAACTATTTTCTTCCGAATCGGGCGTAACGCCCGACATCGTGATGGAAGCGCTCGCGAGAATGGAAGATTCTTCCACTGCGAAAGTGATTCTTCCGTTTTTGCAGTCTCAGGATTCCACCTTGCGATTGATCGCAGTCGATACTTTGGTGCGTATCAAGGCGGTTTCCTCCGGGGAAGCGATCTTGAATTTAGCGCGTAAAAATAAGGACGTGGAACTCGCGAAAACATACGCGATGGCATTAGGAAAATTGAAAGTTCGGTCGGCGGAATCGTATTTGATCGAGCTTGCAAAAACGACCGAACCTTCACCCACGCTGGCGGCTTCTTATTTGGCTTTGGGAAGAATTTCGAGCAAAAACGCGGTCCCCGTTTTGGTTCAAGGACTCGGTTCCGATTTTGATAAGGGCAGTGAGAACTCGATGATCGCTTTGATTGAAATTAAAGATGCTTCAGCGATCGCTCCGACGGTACCGATTTTAAAACATGCCAATCGGGAGATTCGTTATCGTGCAGTGAATGTTTTGTCTGACATTCCTTCCTCCGAAACGGGACCCAAGGTTCAAAAAATTTTAGAAGAGAATCATCCCGATGCGATCCCGCCTGCAGCCTTGGTTCTCGGAAGAATTCGTTTTAATCCAGCTCGAACTACGATCGAAAGAAAATTAGAAAACTTGCAACTACCCGACCGCGAAGTGATCGCGAGATCGCTCGGATATCTCGGAGATAAAAAAAGTATTCCGGTTTTATTGACCGTTTTAAAAGAAAAAGACGGAGAAGGTCGATACGGAGCGGTTTGGTCCCTCGGAATTTTACAAGCGAACGAAGCTCTGGAAGATTTGATTCTCGCGTCCAAGTCTTCCGATCCGAAACTTTCTTCCTTGGCGGTCGAATCCTTGGGTTTATTGCGTTCTCCAAAGGCGCTTGCAACTTTGGTTGAAATTGCGGAGAAGAACCCGAATTCCGCATCGGTCGTTATTCCCGCAATCGCCGCGATTCCAGGAGAAGAATCCCGCAAGATCCTGGAGAATTTTGCGCAGAAAGACAACGTTTCGTTGCAACAGGTTGCGATTTCCGAGCTGGGAAAGAGAAAGGACAAAGCCAGCCTTCCGGTTTTAATGAAAATTTTGGACGAGAATCGCGCGGCGAGTTCCAAACTTTTAATGTCTTCTCTTGCCTCGATCACAGGAAAGAACTTTTACTCTCGGAACGAATGGTTGAACTGGTATAAACTCAACTCGAAGTAA
- a CDS encoding helix-turn-helix domain-containing protein: MNLDLQSIQLQRITQASTADYSIIPDEYCVLGVQVRGRIHTLKENSFQALNVIGITGMMTEQKTFRSEQDTISFLLRIAPNSLAPYLPLPMNKILNESIPLETLFPQNVVDDLRENSLQEFQEDRESGWAWKRFLFGLKVYKEEPKYLSESLKKIRSQAGEISISSLASDLGISQSKLEKDYRVFLGLSPKDYASLVRFRNAIRLKNESSNLTDLAYLSGYYDQAHFIREFKKRTGKSPKKWFRTKSTID; this comes from the coding sequence ATGAACTTGGACTTACAATCGATTCAATTGCAAAGGATTACGCAAGCGTCAACAGCGGATTATTCAATCATTCCGGATGAATATTGCGTGCTCGGGGTTCAAGTTCGGGGAAGAATTCACACACTTAAGGAGAATTCTTTCCAAGCGTTGAATGTGATTGGGATTACGGGAATGATGACCGAACAAAAAACATTCCGATCGGAACAAGATACGATTTCTTTTTTGCTTCGAATCGCTCCAAACTCGCTCGCACCGTATTTGCCTCTTCCGATGAACAAAATCTTAAATGAAAGCATTCCTTTGGAAACACTGTTTCCTCAAAACGTAGTCGATGATTTGCGAGAAAATTCCCTGCAAGAGTTCCAGGAAGATCGGGAATCGGGATGGGCTTGGAAACGATTTTTATTCGGTCTTAAGGTTTACAAAGAGGAGCCGAAATATCTTTCCGAATCCCTCAAAAAAATCCGTTCTCAGGCTGGAGAAATTTCGATTTCATCCCTGGCCTCCGACTTGGGAATCAGCCAAAGTAAATTAGAAAAAGATTATAGAGTATTTTTGGGACTTTCTCCGAAAGATTACGCTTCTCTGGTTCGATTTCGAAATGCAATTCGGCTTAAGAATGAGTCCTCCAACTTAACCGACTTGGCTTATCTTTCCGGTTATTACGACCAAGCGCATTTTATCCGAGAATTTAAAAAGAGAACCGGGAAAAGCCCGAAAAAGTGGTTTCGGACAAAATCTACGATCGACTGA
- a CDS encoding NAD(P)/FAD-dependent oxidoreductase, whose product MQEEDSKSISRKSFLTVLGLCISALAGGAWFLKFRHRIMGTIVGPNGNVAHRIRNNKDAVPSSNIHLATSEKTKVLILGGGIAGLSAGYYLHKAGFNDFKILELENESGGNSRSGTNRIGSYPWGAHYLPQPGEEAVLVRKFLEENRIMIGKDKQGKPIYNERYLCFDPEERIFHQGRWNEGLFPSGSPDSSAANEERKFKKFIQGWRSKIGRDGKKAFSIPIDLSSRDPEILKLDTIHFFEYIKEQGFQTKELFWFLDYSVRDDFGGSMETVSAWIGLHYFCSRPVDANGEDLTLLTWPEGNGFLTEKLRAPIRSKIQTETLVEKVIPNFSKEANLAVQTYSPVSGEQKLLLCDSIVYALPSFTRKYILGEKTGIAEGLTYSPWLVANLSVDKIPTGKGIPPCWDNVIYQSPSLGYIVSTHQDLRAGREESVLTYYQAFGAADTLATRKKMMRTSWSDWKESILFDLKKAHPDIEKRIQNIDIMTYAHAMIRPVPGLIWGGRREKLSISYSNLHFAHSDLSGISIFEEALVRGHDAAHKVLGEQKL is encoded by the coding sequence ATGCAAGAAGAAGATTCCAAATCCATTTCTAGAAAATCCTTTCTCACCGTTTTGGGTCTTTGTATTTCCGCGCTCGCGGGCGGAGCTTGGTTCCTAAAATTCAGACATAGAATCATGGGAACGATCGTGGGTCCGAACGGAAATGTCGCGCATCGAATTCGAAACAACAAGGATGCCGTCCCTTCTTCGAACATCCATCTCGCAACTTCCGAAAAAACGAAGGTGTTGATTTTAGGCGGAGGAATCGCCGGGCTCAGCGCGGGTTATTATCTTCACAAAGCGGGCTTTAACGATTTCAAAATTCTCGAGTTGGAAAACGAAAGCGGAGGAAACTCAAGATCGGGAACGAATCGAATCGGATCTTATCCTTGGGGCGCGCATTATCTTCCTCAACCCGGAGAGGAAGCGGTTCTTGTCCGAAAATTCTTGGAAGAGAATCGAATTATGATCGGCAAAGACAAACAAGGAAAACCGATCTATAACGAGCGATATCTTTGTTTCGATCCGGAAGAAAGAATTTTCCATCAAGGAAGATGGAACGAAGGTCTTTTTCCAAGCGGTTCTCCCGACTCATCCGCCGCCAACGAAGAGAGGAAATTCAAAAAGTTCATTCAAGGCTGGAGATCCAAAATCGGAAGAGACGGAAAAAAGGCGTTTTCGATTCCGATCGATCTTTCATCGCGAGATCCCGAAATCCTTAAGTTGGATACGATTCATTTTTTTGAATATATCAAGGAACAAGGATTTCAAACGAAAGAATTGTTCTGGTTTCTGGATTATTCCGTTCGAGATGATTTCGGCGGTTCGATGGAAACGGTTTCGGCATGGATCGGTCTGCATTATTTTTGTTCCCGACCCGTAGACGCAAACGGAGAAGATCTTACGCTTCTAACCTGGCCGGAAGGGAACGGGTTTTTAACGGAGAAGTTACGAGCTCCGATTCGATCGAAGATTCAAACCGAAACTCTGGTTGAAAAGGTGATACCGAACTTTTCGAAAGAAGCGAATTTGGCGGTTCAGACATATTCACCCGTAAGCGGGGAACAAAAACTTCTCCTTTGCGATTCGATCGTGTATGCGCTGCCTTCCTTCACACGAAAATATATTCTCGGAGAGAAAACGGGCATCGCCGAAGGACTTACGTATTCCCCTTGGCTGGTCGCCAATCTAAGCGTAGACAAAATTCCAACGGGAAAAGGAATTCCTCCGTGTTGGGACAACGTCATCTATCAAAGTCCTTCTTTAGGATACATAGTATCCACGCATCAAGATTTACGCGCGGGAAGGGAAGAATCCGTTTTAACGTATTACCAGGCCTTCGGAGCCGCGGACACGCTCGCGACCCGAAAAAAAATGATGCGGACCTCTTGGTCCGATTGGAAAGAATCGATTCTCTTCGATTTAAAAAAAGCGCACCCGGATATCGAAAAGAGAATTCAAAACATCGATATCATGACTTATGCACACGCAATGATTCGTCCGGTTCCGGGCTTGATCTGGGGCGGAAGAAGGGAAAAACTTTCCATCTCGTATTCAAATCTTCACTTTGCACATTCGGATCTGAGCGGAATTTCCATCTTTGAAGAAGCTCTCGTCAGAGGACACGATGCCGCCCATAAAGTTCTCGGAGAACAAAAGCTGTGA
- a CDS encoding WbuC family cupin fold metalloprotein, producing the protein MSTVNPDSNSSKPLKQLLTVSLFSEVLQKANTSPRKRANHNFHELSEVYQRFLNVLTKDTYIQAHRHKSPPKPETFLVLKGSLGFVLFNEDGSIQETHLLSSEGPVYGIDIAPGVYHTLVCLSETAICFEGKSGPYDPTTDKGFAPWAPSESDSDRLEYLEKLRSLF; encoded by the coding sequence TTGAGTACTGTGAATCCAGACTCGAACTCCTCCAAACCGCTTAAACAACTTCTTACAGTTTCCCTTTTCTCGGAGGTACTGCAAAAGGCAAATACCTCCCCTCGAAAGAGAGCCAATCACAACTTTCACGAACTTTCAGAAGTATACCAAAGATTTCTAAACGTCCTCACAAAGGACACCTACATCCAAGCGCATAGGCATAAAAGTCCGCCGAAACCGGAAACGTTTTTGGTTCTAAAAGGAAGTCTCGGCTTCGTTCTGTTTAACGAAGACGGTTCGATTCAAGAAACGCATCTTTTAAGTTCCGAAGGCCCTGTATACGGCATCGATATCGCGCCCGGAGTTTACCACACTCTCGTTTGTCTTTCCGAGACCGCGATCTGCTTTGAAGGAAAATCAGGGCCGTACGATCCCACGACTGACAAGGGTTTTGCGCCCTGGGCGCCGTCGGAATCGGATTCAGATCGATTGGAATATCTGGAAAAACTAAGAAGCCTTTTTTAA
- a CDS encoding slr1659 superfamily regulator, with amino-acid sequence MEISKEDYSVETEKNRGRIRISGTLRLLNVEEYDPIISQIETMLDDSGRGKAVIDIKNLDFLNSAGIASLSRFVAAYDKKNINNVEIKGNKDRYWQIKFLENLKKLRSEIKTSLE; translated from the coding sequence ATGGAAATTTCAAAAGAAGATTATTCCGTTGAAACGGAAAAAAATCGCGGAAGAATCAGAATCTCCGGAACGCTTCGTCTCCTCAATGTCGAAGAATACGACCCCATCATTAGTCAAATCGAGACCATGCTCGACGATTCCGGTCGAGGAAAAGCGGTGATCGATATTAAGAATTTGGACTTTTTAAACAGCGCCGGGATCGCGAGTTTATCCCGATTCGTGGCCGCTTACGATAAGAAGAATATCAACAATGTCGAGATCAAAGGAAATAAGGATCGATATTGGCAGATTAAATTTTTGGAAAATCTTAAAAAGCTTAGATCGGAAATCAAAACAAGCCTTGAGTAA
- a CDS encoding class I SAM-dependent RNA methyltransferase produces MKTDSEGHKDRPKKPTSNIPPGPILLRPRSWVNLGYSIANSEEGTFFLKNAIPGEEVQTTILKRSGSLYWGVASRISDPSSERIESDCASFPRCGGCSYRHVTYGKELEIKTFLLRETLERAFSKNHIQIPEIEILSAEPNGYRNTTQIQLGFIGSKRIAGFYEEFSHSIVELPEDGCKNLPNEMNAALSEFLKKERSGSTPPSKSKLFSLRLEGNKVVPYQKESVRLRETVRVPESREIVWNIPAGGFSQVNRYLIAPWLEKIFSLTPDQQTGILELYCGSGLISIALNAKAKRWTGYELSSASVKQARENAKQNGISSFTFEVLNLETDRIESKEALNSPFWIMNPPRAGLSKKVSQALIENKPKGFLYSSCNHTTLARDLSLMLNEDYRLTDVILVDFFPRTKHFEVIAKAERRDVSV; encoded by the coding sequence ATGAAAACCGACTCTGAGGGACATAAAGATCGCCCTAAAAAACCTACTTCGAACATTCCGCCGGGTCCGATTTTACTTAGGCCGCGTTCTTGGGTGAACTTGGGTTATTCGATCGCCAATTCGGAAGAAGGAACTTTCTTTTTAAAGAACGCGATTCCAGGAGAAGAAGTTCAAACGACAATTTTAAAACGATCCGGTTCCCTGTATTGGGGAGTCGCATCTCGAATTTCCGATCCGTCTTCGGAAAGAATCGAATCCGATTGCGCTTCGTTTCCTCGATGCGGTGGTTGTTCCTATCGTCATGTTACCTACGGAAAGGAACTCGAAATCAAAACGTTTCTTTTGCGGGAAACTTTAGAACGCGCTTTTTCCAAAAATCATATTCAAATTCCTGAAATCGAAATTCTCAGCGCGGAGCCGAACGGATACAGAAACACGACTCAGATTCAATTAGGTTTTATCGGTTCCAAAAGAATCGCCGGATTTTACGAAGAATTCTCCCATTCGATCGTTGAACTTCCCGAAGACGGTTGTAAAAATCTTCCGAACGAAATGAATGCCGCTTTGTCCGAATTTCTCAAAAAAGAAAGAAGCGGATCGACTCCTCCTTCCAAATCGAAATTGTTTTCGCTTCGATTGGAAGGAAACAAGGTAGTTCCATATCAAAAAGAATCCGTACGGTTACGGGAAACGGTTCGCGTTCCCGAATCTCGTGAAATCGTCTGGAACATACCGGCAGGCGGATTCTCGCAGGTGAATCGATATTTAATCGCACCTTGGCTGGAAAAAATTTTCTCCTTAACTCCAGATCAGCAAACCGGAATATTAGAATTATATTGTGGATCCGGATTGATTTCGATCGCTTTAAACGCCAAGGCGAAACGGTGGACCGGTTATGAACTTTCTTCCGCGTCCGTAAAACAAGCACGGGAGAATGCAAAGCAAAACGGTATTTCTTCCTTTACGTTCGAAGTTTTGAATTTGGAAACGGATCGGATCGAGTCGAAGGAAGCTTTGAATTCTCCCTTTTGGATCATGAATCCGCCGAGGGCCGGGTTGTCCAAAAAAGTTTCACAGGCGCTGATCGAAAACAAACCGAAAGGATTTTTATATTCCAGCTGCAACCATACGACTTTGGCAAGGGATCTTTCTTTGATGTTAAACGAAGACTATCGGCTAACGGATGTGATTCTTGTCGACTTCTTTCCCCGAACAAAACATTTTGAAGTGATCGCAAAGGCGGAACGAAGAGATGTTTCGGTTTAA
- a CDS encoding slr1658 superfamily regulator — MSYPVKYGHYNLIPDSLPSESEFTLRLRPMDLRVQWKRCSLTADYVSNYCSFQETLDPDSSNTISIVLNELIENAAKFSKDRKGEIFLDLKYYSEIIKIEIKNSTDEASKNKLEKSISALISRNSDELYLNKLKDGEGNEPNSGIGLLLLSKDFPVRLGFLISEISYGTYEVIVRAYLDLNEVERTRLKSINA, encoded by the coding sequence ATGAGTTATCCTGTAAAATACGGCCATTACAATCTGATACCGGATTCTCTTCCCAGCGAAAGCGAATTTACGCTCCGACTTCGGCCAATGGATTTACGCGTCCAATGGAAACGTTGTTCTCTCACTGCGGATTACGTTTCCAACTACTGCTCTTTTCAGGAAACGCTGGATCCGGATTCTTCCAATACCATTTCGATCGTGTTAAACGAACTCATCGAAAACGCTGCGAAATTTTCCAAAGATCGGAAGGGGGAAATTTTTTTAGATCTGAAGTATTATTCCGAAATCATAAAGATAGAAATTAAAAACTCCACAGACGAAGCTTCCAAAAATAAACTCGAAAAATCCATCTCCGCATTGATCAGCCGAAACTCGGACGAACTCTATCTCAACAAGTTGAAAGACGGGGAAGGAAACGAGCCGAATTCCGGAATCGGCCTTTTACTTCTTTCGAAAGACTTTCCGGTACGACTCGGTTTTTTGATCAGCGAAATTTCGTACGGAACCTACGAAGTCATCGTCCGCGCTTATCTCGACTTAAACGAAGTTGAAAGAACCAGATTGAAATCCATCAATGCTTGA